The window ACTGCAAACGGTGAAAGTGAGAAATAATAAACTTTTTCATCTTCCCACatcaatctttttttttaaaaaaaaaagaatactaatgaaaagaaaaataattagaaggGCTTCATCTCACCATTGCTTCTAGATTATAAAAACGATCCAACAACTGCAATACCTCCTCTGCTGTGAATTGTCTATCAAAGCTGCAAGAATTGACAACAAGGTTTAtgtttcaaaatattttgtattcaGTTTGAAATTCTTGCACAAAATTCTTTAGTACCACTATAATAAATTAACCTAACCTCTTCCGCAGATATTCCATCAGTCCGTAAAGAACAAAATGACGGTGGATGCCTACAGTTAATGGCCAACTCATATTAATAATCATACATGTCAAAATTACATATTCATTATATAACAGGAACTTAAGAGATTGGCAGTGATTAATTAGCTATTTTGATGCAGAGTAACAATATTAATCGGGATGGAGTAACTTTGAGTATCATCAATCTATCAGTGAAATAAATTATCAGACTAAATTTGAACAATCATCAGTTATACTATACGTACTGAAGATCGTTAAAAAGATGAACACCTGTACAATTAAGATAGTTTGCGCCTTTCAAAGTAGATGCAGAATATtaagttaatcaatttaattattttagcAGGTTATCAGGGATCATTGTGCTTTAACTAGTAATGTTCTCCTAATGAGACCAGCAATAGCTGCGATGATTTCTACTCACCCTCCTATCTTCAATCCAGAATCAAAACACTAATTTCCAAACTAGAGCAAGAAGTTCAAATCGTTTCAGCTTTTATTGATTTAGTGGCAACAAAGATTGTCACAGAACACAACGTTCTAAATGTGAGAAAAATTAGAACTTTATGACCACAAAGCATAAGATAATGAAACTCACCCTGTAATCGAGAAGGAGGATAGATTTCTAGAGCTTCTAAAAGCCTCAATTCCACTTCAACTTGCGATTGCTCCTGATGGAACTAgaaaattaacataaaataaaCATACAAGGACAGTAATTTACAAGTGCATCAAAAGTATCATACAGCGACATGGAAAAATAAGCATGGAAAGAAACAAGTACAGAGACGacaaaaggaagaaggaagagcggAAAACTACCAACCTTAGGCAAGGAGGAAACGGAGGAAGGCGGCCCCTGGCCGGCCGAGTGGATCGAGAGCCCGTCTTGCTCCTCCTCGCCGGCCGCCTCCATCTCCGTCGATCCTGGACGGAACCCTAGTTCGATAACACCCCATACAGAGtgcaggaaaaaaaaaacaaactacaAAGGGAAACCTAGCAATCTCCAAATGCCGAATCGGAGAATCCATTGTTCACCTTCTTCTCGCTCCTTCACTATCGTCTTCCGCTCAGCGCTGGCGACCGACGAGGGCTCGGCGGCGACACCACGACGACGTCCTCGCCGTGCTCTGGATTGGGTTTGGCTCCGTCTCATCGGGCTCCAAAAAGGGATTATAACGTTTTGCAACAAATTATTCATCcacaaataatttatttatagtGTATTTGCTTGCTTGGATGAAAACCGAAgggtaaaataaataaataaataattttgaaaaaattaataaaaatgcatcataaaattattttacttttttcTTCCCCTTAAATTGATTTTGTTGTTAATTTAACTTGTTTTCAAGCCACAAGCTTATTAAGACGTAATTGAAAAATTAAGTGACTAATGGAAAACAGATAGTGGTTTAGGTACATGAATGGTGTTAATTAATAAAGAATTAATTCTTATTAATAGcacataaataaaatatcatgagATATCATTAGAAATACAAATATTCCTCGAAATTAACGCCCCAATGGCGTGGGACAGCCAGTTCCACTCACTTTCCATGGATGAGCTCTATGTTTAAGAAGTGTGCTGGATAGGATAACGGGTGTTACATAGGCCGGCATGTGGCGTAACGGACGGTTTAACCATCATCATATCGTGGTTTATATTGGAGACGAGGCTGAAAAGCGACAAGAAATTCGGTACCGGATAATTCGAGTCGTATCGGAAGGTGACGGCGACACGAAGGCGGAGACCCGGCTGTTACGCAACACCTTTAATAAGGATGTTAGGTAGCGTGAAGGTGGAGCGCATTTCCAATCCCTCACACATCACGGCAACTGATACCTTCgcctcgctctctctctctctctctctctccgctCAATTGCCAAGGTTTTCGATCCCTATTTCGTAGCGATTTCTGACGAGATCGATTCGAGTAGGTAATTCGTCGTCTTAAAGAAGATTTGCTGCCTGTAttttttttctcccctttttctTTGAAGTTGCTTTTGCTTGTCCGAAGGAGATAACTCATCGATGTAACGCGTTGGGCGATGTTATCGGACAGATCGACTGGATTTCGTTCCTCTCGGACTGTGTGTTGCCGCGGGACGTGATCGATAGATGTCAGTGACTCTGTAACGAAGTGCAAGGGAAATACGCGGTTGATTGAAGTCCTAATGGATTTCTTTTTGAGATCTAATCCCGATTTGTTAGTCTCGCGATTCAAGAAAGTGTTTTGTGAAAGAAACGTgacgttaattaaattttttagagTGCAAGGAAGTCCGGGGCTATTATTATTACTTATTCGCAATTATGAGCGGCGACATAAGGAGGAGCGAGTTGTTGAAGACTTAAAAGTTCCTTTTCCCCTTCCGATCTACCTGCTATGGAAGTATGGAACTATTTTGGTCTGAAGATTCTGGTAAACCTCATTGTTTCGGTAGTTTGTTCCGTGGTAGCATCAAGCTCAAAGATCGTGCTGGGTCAACTGTTGAATTTCATTTCTCCTCCTTGGGGTTATGCTTTTGTACATCATTTTGGTCAGCTGACCTTAGGCGTTAGAGGTGGTATAACTTCGTTGGTGTGACCAGATATCCCGAATTATTTTGTGGGTGGGGTATGGTTTTGTCGAAACTAACTGTTGTGATGTGCAAAGGAGCGACTTTCTTGGTCATAAAAAGCTGTGATGTTTGGGCCAAATGAATCGACTCTGGAGCTCATGTCAGTTGTTTTGCGTATTCATTTACATTGGAGAGGAAGCTACAAGAAATATTCATGTAGTTCATGGAAAAGTTCCCCCATTTAGCATGACCTATAGTTTCTGTTCCTGATCAATCTGTGGTGCTTTGTTGTGTGACTATTAGATGTCAAGCCTGGTTTCGAGGTCAAGGTGGAGGCATTTGGTTATTGCTCCGATTGAGTAATTCAATCTTTTCTAGAGCGGTTCGGAAAGAGTGAGTACACACTTTTGGAGAAACAGAAATGCAGAGATCCACTCTTTGCATATTTGTATCCTGGTGTCATGCCACCACAGTCAAGTGTCATGATACCACAGTTAGGGAAATCATGATAATTGGTGATGagcaaatttttttttgttttccagGTATTGAGTATATCTAGGCCTTTCTTCACCTGTGTATCTGTGTCGAACTTACAAGAGATATTCATGACTCGAGTTCATTACAAGATTACGTTTTTTGCACATTTTATGGGAGTGACTTGAAGTTGTTAATTCTGTGAAGTATGTGCCTTTAGCAAAGTAATTAGTTAGCCCTATTATTTTGTGCCCTTTCTATCTCAAAACCAAAATTATTGAACTAACAAGGATAAAACTTAGCTTCATCGTTTAAAGACAGGAAAGCAATTTAGCATTGAATCAGTCCACACTACTTGTAAAGTATGATCATCACTCATCAGGATGTTAAATTATCCTATAATACATCCTGGGTGAATTTGTTGGAAGAGATAGCAGAGTGAACTTATTATTCCTCTGAAAGTAACTAGAACTAGCACTATTGCATTTTATCCTATCTTTCCAGCAATGTCGTATAGTCTAAGAAACATCAGAATATATTCGGTCTATTATCTCAGGTGTTTCAGATTACTGAAACATAAAACAAGGGCATCTGCAGACCTGGTTTGATGGTTCTTGATTTGCTACAAGTGGTGGGAGTTTCTAGctcaaaattattatttctttGTGTATATGCCCCTCAATTGACTATCCAGTTTAATTGTGAGGAGTCTAAATGCATGCTTTATGGAAGAAAAAGCAGCAGTCCGTTTTCTCCCTTCTTTTAACAACCTGAAGCTACAAAATTCTGAGTCATCCATCATAAAGGCACTCAGAGTTCTACTGCAGGAAGTATCTTTTATAGCTGATAGTTTCTGACCTCAGCAGGAAGTATAGTCCCTTGGGATATTTGTTCACTTCTTGTAATTATACTTCTGAATTTTTGCAAGTTTTGAATGACTTGGTAGTTCATCACTTTATAAAATGATTGAACAGCTGTTGACTGCTTTAAAAGGTCTCTCTAATTCATTTGGTTAATGATTAGTTTTTAGATGCcttattaaattaaaatcttcaatAGCCATACGGGAGCTGTAAGAAGGATATCTGGACTGCTTCGGCTGGGATAGTCTTTTAATGCTTGAATACATTCACATTTGTCCCCGGGACGAAATTACATAATTCATTACTTTAGATTGATGTTGCTAATTGTTACCAAATGATGCTATTCATTTTCTTTTGCTGTTTGCTTTTGTTTATTTACTTTTTTGGTATTCATATCTACCTTATGTTTATGTTCACTTTTAGATTCAGTGAAGCATTTGGGTTGTGGTGGTGAAttgatgattatttttttttttagtttagccGCGACGAAGCAATTCTAGGATAGCTCATCTCTTGCACAGGGTGTTAATAATGCCGATTAACAAAGAGGTGGTCCTCTTGCTAATGTCATTATAAAGCAGTTTATTGTGTTTGGAaatattaatgttttttttttttgaatttcttaTTCATAGATTCAGTTTGACCTTACTGATGGGCATTCTGATGCGTCTATATCTGGTGTACCAATCAAGAAAAGGCTATTTCATTTGTCACAATCATCATCTTCTACATCCCAAAACATAAGTGCAATGCCAAAAAAATTGAGTGAACAACCGA is drawn from Zingiber officinale cultivar Zhangliang chromosome 1B, Zo_v1.1, whole genome shotgun sequence and contains these coding sequences:
- the LOC122050276 gene encoding uncharacterized protein LOC122050276 isoform X3, whose amino-acid sequence is MNNLLQNVIIPFWSPMRRSQTQSRARRGRRRGVAAEPSSVASAERKTIVKEREEGSTEMEAAGEEEQDGLSIHSAGQGPPSSVSSLPKFHQEQSQVEVELRLLEALEIYPPSRLQGIHRHFVLYGLMEYLRKSFDRQFTAEEVLQLLDRFYNLEAMKPEEEEAEILNKEDDFSLPQSFFDKDE
- the LOC122050276 gene encoding uncharacterized protein LOC122050276 isoform X4 is translated as MNNLLQNVIIPFWSPMRRSQTQSRARRGRRRGVAAEPSSVASAERKTIVKEREEGSTEMEAAGEEEQDGLSIHSAGQGPPSSVSSLPKEQSQVEVELRLLEALEIYPPSRLQGIHRHFVLYGLMEYLRKSFDRQFTAEEVLQLLDRFYNLEAMKPEEEEAEILNKEDDFSLPQSFFDKDE
- the LOC122050276 gene encoding uncharacterized protein LOC122050276 isoform X1, whose translation is MNNLLQNVIIPFWSPMRRSQTQSRARRGRRRGVAAEPSSVASAERKTIVKEREEGEQWILRFGIWRLLGSTEMEAAGEEEQDGLSIHSAGQGPPSSVSSLPKFHQEQSQVEVELRLLEALEIYPPSRLQGIHRHFVLYGLMEYLRKSFDRQFTAEEVLQLLDRFYNLEAMKPEEEEAEILNKEDDFSLPQSFFDKDE
- the LOC122050276 gene encoding uncharacterized protein LOC122050276 isoform X2, with product MNNLLQNVIIPFWSPMRRSQTQSRARRGRRRGVAAEPSSVASAERKTIVKEREEGEQWILRFGIWRLLGSTEMEAAGEEEQDGLSIHSAGQGPPSSVSSLPKEQSQVEVELRLLEALEIYPPSRLQGIHRHFVLYGLMEYLRKSFDRQFTAEEVLQLLDRFYNLEAMKPEEEEAEILNKEDDFSLPQSFFDKDE